The Lycium barbarum isolate Lr01 chromosome 12, ASM1917538v2, whole genome shotgun sequence genome includes a region encoding these proteins:
- the LOC132621662 gene encoding geranylgeranyl pyrophosphate synthase, chloroplastic-like has protein sequence MSLSTAITTWGHTHYSLFDVGNNGRSKFYSHRFLPHQKVKFSKNPFLSVSAILTKQQTDATKEETKKQAMEFKEYVLEKANLVNKALEKAVLLKEPIKIHESMRYSLLAGGKRIRPMLCIAACELVGGEESTAMPAACAVEMIHTMSLIHDDLPCMDNDDFRRGKPTNHKIYGEDVAVLAGDALLAFAFEHIATQTKGVPSDRVVRVIGELAKCIGAEGLVAGQVVDITSEGITDVDLKHLEFIHLHKTAALLEGSVVLGAILGGAKDEDVEKLRKFARCIGLLFQVVDDILDVTKSSLELGKTAGKDLVADKVTYPKLIGIEKSREFAEELNKDAKAQLTGFDQEKAAPLIALANYIAYREN, from the coding sequence ATGAGTCTTTCTACAGCAATTACAACTTGGGGTCACACCCATTATTCCCTTTTTGACGTTGGAAATAACGGCAGATCCAAATTTTACTCTCACAGATTCTTGCCTCATCAGAAAGTCAAATTCTCCAAGAACCCTTTTCTTTCTGTCTCAGCTATCCTTACAAAACAACAAACTGATGCAACAAAAGAGGAAACCAAGAAACAAGCAATGGAGTTCAAAGAATACGTTCTTGAAAAGGCTAATCTTGTCAACAAAGCTTTGGAAAAAGCAGTTTTGCTTAAAGAGCCAATCAAGATTCATGAATCTATGAGGTATTCTCTTCTTGCTGGTGGAAAAAGAATCAGACCCATGTTGTGTATAGCTGCTTGTGAGCTTGTTGGTGGTGAAGAGTCCACAGCTATGCCAGCTGCTTGTGCTGTTGAGATGATTCACACTATGTCTTTAATTCATGATGATCTTCCTTGTATGGATAATGATGATTTTAGAAGAGGGAAACCTACAAATCACAAGATTTATGGTGAGGATGTTGCTGTTTTAGCAGGGGATGCACTACTTGCATTTGCCTTTGAACACATTGCTACTCAAACAAAAGGGGTTCCTTCTGATAGAGTTGTGAGGGTAATTGGTGAGTTAGCTAAGTGTATTGGTGCTGAGGGATTAGTAGCTGGGCAAGTTGTAGATATAACATCTGAGGGTATTACTGATGTTGATTTGAAGCATTTAGAGTTCATTCATTTGCACAAGACTGCAGCTTTATTAGAAGGGTCAGTAGTGTTAGGGGCTATATTAGGAGGGGCAAAAGATGAAGATGTGGAGAAGTTACGGAAGTTTGCAAGATGTATTGGGTTGTTATTTCAAGTTGTGGATGATATTCTTGATGTCACAAAGTCTTCTCTGGAGTTGGGGAAAACAGCAGGGAAGGATTTAGTTGCTGATAAAGTGACTTATCCTAAACTGATTGGTATTGAGAAGTCTAGGGAGTTTGCTGAGGAGTTAAACAAAGATGCAAAAGCTCAGCTTACTGGATTTGATCAAGAGAAAGCAGCTCCATTGATTGCTCTTGCTAATTATATTGCTTATAGAGAGAATTAA
- the LOC132621659 gene encoding geranylgeranyl pyrophosphate synthase, chloroplastic-like produces MSMLIGVIHNLARGTPNRSRSAGTKLLLSSEETPKALLFLPKERTFCNSKDVSKNEAEVIKHENTFRQAGVFDFKSYMLPKIKSVNKALDAAVPIREPIKFHEAMRYSLLSEGKRVCPVLCIATCELVGGQESTAMPAACGMEMIHAMCMMHDDLPCMDNDDLRRGKLSHHKVYGENVTVLAGYSLVALAFEHMAIATKGVHPKTMVRAVGELARLIGPEGATAGQVVDLLCGGKSGTRLEELEYIHRHKTADFAEAASIVGAILGGASEDEINRLRKFSQCIGLLFQVVDDILDVTKSSEQLGKTAGKDLLANKLTYPKMIGIDMSKKYAQKLSKEAKEQLVGFDPEKAAPLLSMADFVLHRQK; encoded by the coding sequence ATGTCTATGCTAATAGGTGTAATCCACAATCTTGCAAGAGGTACTCCAAATAGATCCAGATCTGCAGGAACAAAGTTGCTTCTTTCTTCAGAGGAAACACCAAAAGCTCTATTGTTCCTCCCAAAAGAAAGAACCTTTTGTAATAGCAAAGATGTTTCCAAGAATGAGGCTGAAGTTATCAAACATGAAAACACATTCAGACAAGCTGGTGTATTTGATTTCAAAAGTTACATGCTTCCAAAGATCAAGTCTGTCAATAAAGCCTTAGATGCTGCTGTCCCAATCAGAGAACCAATCAAGTTCCATGAAGCAATGAGATATTCGCTCCTTTCTGAAGGTAAGCGGGTTTGTCCTGTACTCTGCATAGCCACCTGTGAGCTTGTTGGTGGCCAAGAATCAACAGCAATGCCTGCTGCTTGCGGAATGGAAATGATACATGCTATGTGTATGATGCACGACGACCTTCCGTGCATGGACAACGATGATCTCCGTCGAGGAAAGTTGTCACATCACAAGGTTTATGGCGAAAATGTCACTGTTCTAGCTGGTTATTCCCTTGTTGCCTTAGCATTTGAGCATATGGCAATAGCCACTAAAGGGGTCCACCCGAAAACAATGGTTCGTGCTGTTGGAGAACTAGCAAGATTGATAGGACCAGAGGGGGCGACAGCTGGCCAGGTGGTTGACTTGCTGTGTGGAGGTAAATCGGGTACCAGATTAGAAGAGCTCGAGTATATTCATCGTCACAAGACAGCGGACTTTGCAGAGGCAGCGTCCATTGTAGGAGCAATTCTTGGTGGTGCTTCCGAGGATGAGATTAATAGACTTAGGAAATTCTCCCAGTGTATTGGGCTGCTGTTTCAGGTTGTGGATGACATTCTTGATGTGACTAAATCCTCTGAGCAATTAGGAAAGACAGCAGGGAAGGATTTGTTGGCTAACAAGTTGACGTACCCGAAGATGATTGGCATTGACATGTCTAAAAAATATGCTCAAAAACTTAGCAAGGAGGCTAAGGAGCAGCTTGTTGGTTTTGATCCAGAAAAGGCAGCTCCACTACTTTCTATGGCAGATTTCGTTCTTCATCGGCAAAAATGA
- the LOC132623843 gene encoding protein rough sheath 2 homolog produces MKERQRWRPEEDALLRAYVKQYGPKEWNLISKRMGKTLDRDPKSCLERWKNYLKPGIKKGSLTPEEQNLVISLQAKYGNKWKKIANEVPGRTAKRLGKWWEVFKEKQLKKSQQRQEYIESPAISAVSGCGSPEGAVSGKYDHILDTFAEKYVQPKLFAFQPHLPLPNIMPNLEPPPVLSLNPVCMTEPVNSTTIPPWMNSAASSSSTPSVSLTLTPSEPALHVHEPVHPDLGLTGRFYPVQQLGTLVQYCKELEEGRQNWLQHKKEATWRLNRLEQQLESEKARRRREKMEEIEAKMRCLHEEEMAFLGRVEREYRDQLSALQRDAEAKEAKLMEAWSSKQMKLAKLIEKTGFHCHDGGVGNVVSIDQH; encoded by the coding sequence ATGAAGGAGCGTCAAAGGTGGAGGCCAGAAGAAGATGCATTATTAAGAGCTTATGTAAAGCAATATGGACCTAAAGAATGGAATCTCATATCTAAACGCATGGGTAAAACACTTGACAGAGACCCAAAATCTTGTCTTGAACGTTGGAAAAACTACTTGAAACCTGGAATAAAGAAAGGATCTTTAACCCCAGAAGAACAAAATCTTGTTATCTCACTTCAAGCAAAGTATGGCAACAAGTGGAAGAAAATAGCTAATGAAGTACCGGGTCGTACTGCTAAAAGATTAGGAAAATGGTGGGAAGTTTTCAAAGAAaaacaacttaagaaatcacaaCAACGTCAAGAATACATTGAGTCACCTGCTATTTCAGCTGTTTCTGGTTGTGGGTCACCGGAAGGAGCAGTTTCCGGTAAGTATGATCATATATTAGACACTTTTGCTGAGAAGTACGTACAACCAAAGTTATTTGCTTTTCAACCCCATTTACCTTTGCCAAATATCATGCCAAATCTTGAACCGCCACCTGTTCTTTCTTTAAACCCGGTTTGTATGACTGAACCGGTTAATTCCACTACCATTCCACCGTGGATGAACTCAGCAGCATCTTCTTCATCAACCCCATCTGTTAGTCTCACACTTACACCTTCTGAACCGGCTTTGCATGTGCATGAACCGGTTCACCCGGATTTGGGTTTGACAGGCCGGTTCTATCCGGTTCAGCAACTTGGTACTTTAGTTCAGTACTGTAAAGAACTGGAAGAAGGAAGACAGAACTGGTTACAACATAAAAAAGAGGCAACTTGGAGGCTGAACCGGCTAGAGCAGCAATTAGAGTCAGAGAAGGCTAGAAGAAGAAGGGAGAAAATGGAGGAAATAGAAGCAAAGATGAGGTGTTTACATGAAGAGGAAATGGCTTTTCTTGGAAGGGTAGAGAGGGAATATAGAGATCAACTTAGTGCATTACAGAGAGATGCTGAGGCTAAAGAAGCAAAGTTAATGGAAGCTTGGAGTAGTAAGCAAATGAAGTTGGCTAAACTTATTGAAAAAACTGGATTTCATTGTCATGATGGTGGGGTTGGAAATGTTGTATCCATAGATCAGCATTAG